The Pseudomonadota bacterium genome segment TTGCCTCCGCCGAGCGGACACCGGATGTGCGCGACGGCCTCGGCTGCGACGCCACGCGCGGCCAGCGTGCGTTCGAGGTGGGCGCGTTTGCTTTGGCTGCCCACCATGCCGATCGAGGTCACCTGCCCCTGGCTCAACAGCCGGTGACAGAGGTCGATGTCGAGGTCGTGATCGTGCGTCATCACCAACGCGTGGCAGGGTTGCGGCAACGCGCTGTGCCCAGGCACGACCTGGCCGCCGAGCGCCACAGCGTTGGCTGGCCACGCCGCCAGCGACGGCGCATCGCCGAGCGACGCCCAGGCGACACGCACGGGCGTGTCGGCGAGGCATTCCACCACGCGGTGCGCGAGCACCCCGGCGCCGAGCACCAGAACCGTGTCGTCGGGCGCAGAAAAGCGCGCCGTGCCCGCGTCGACACCCGCGGCCTGGTGGCTCAAGGGCAAGGCGTCCAAGCGCGCGCCGGGCGTCACCGCGAGTGCCGCAGCATCGAGT includes the following:
- a CDS encoding XdhC family protein, with the translated sequence MDTWLTAAHTALAEHEPAVLVSIIEHPPLLPVPLGPVCLVTRQRVVGALHLGAARAPALDACAQALTAAPGTLQTLAFTLNPWAGGPTGHSVQVQLRTLAAADADAIANALQVLVGGCELTMTLDAAALAVTPGARLDALPLSHQAAGVDAGTARFSAPDDTVLVLGAGVLAHRVVECLADTPVRVAWASLGDAPSLAAWPANAVALGGQVVPGHSALPQPCHALVMTHDHDLDIDLCHRLLSQGQVTSIGMVGSQSKRAHLERTLAARGVAAEAVAHIRCPLGGGNHRNLEHASVAIAAELLDLR